A stretch of Pseudomonas sp. LS.1a DNA encodes these proteins:
- a CDS encoding fatty acid CoA ligase family protein, translating to MPQPSYSQGNQDKPLLTQCIGDAFDTTVARFPDREALVVRHQALRYSWRQLAAAVDQHARALMALGVQPGDRLGIWAPNCAEWCITQFASAKVGAILVNINPAYRSSELDYALGQSGCRWVICADAFKTSDYHAMLLGLVPGLASGQPGNLICERFPELRGVVSLAAAPPPGFLAWHDLQARAHAVSREALAERQAQLRGDDPINIQYTSGTTGFPKGAILSHSNILNNGYMVGESLGLTEHDRLVVPVPLYHCFGMVMANLGCMTHGTTLIYPNDAFDPLATLRAVAEEKATALYGVPTMFIAELDHPQRGEFDLSSLRTGIMAGATCPIEVMRRVIGEMHMAEVQIAYGMTETSPVSLQTGASDDLERRVTSVGRTQPRLENKVIDADGNTVPRGEIGELCTRGYSVMLGYWNNPKATAESIDEEGWMHTGDLAVMDEQGYVRIVGRSKDMIIRGGENIYPRELEEFFFTHPAVADVQVIGVPCSKYGEEIVAWVRLHPGHTASAEELREWAKARIAHFKVPRYFRFVDEFPMTVTGKVQKFRMREISVEELSAG from the coding sequence ATGCCCCAGCCAAGCTACTCCCAGGGCAATCAGGACAAACCCCTGCTTACCCAGTGCATCGGCGACGCCTTCGACACCACCGTCGCCCGCTTCCCCGACCGCGAAGCCCTGGTAGTCCGCCACCAGGCCCTGCGCTACAGCTGGCGGCAACTGGCCGCAGCCGTCGACCAGCACGCCCGCGCGCTGATGGCGCTGGGCGTGCAGCCCGGTGACCGCCTCGGCATCTGGGCGCCCAACTGCGCAGAGTGGTGCATTACCCAGTTCGCCAGCGCCAAGGTCGGCGCAATCCTGGTCAACATCAACCCGGCCTACCGCTCCAGCGAACTGGACTACGCCCTTGGCCAGTCCGGCTGCCGCTGGGTGATCTGCGCCGACGCATTCAAGACCTCCGATTACCACGCCATGCTGCTGGGCCTGGTCCCGGGCCTGGCCAGCGGCCAGCCGGGCAACCTGATCTGCGAGCGCTTCCCCGAGCTGCGCGGCGTGGTCAGCCTGGCCGCCGCGCCACCGCCGGGCTTCCTCGCCTGGCACGACCTGCAAGCCCGAGCGCACGCCGTCAGCCGTGAAGCCTTGGCCGAGCGCCAGGCACAATTGCGCGGCGACGACCCGATCAACATCCAGTACACCTCGGGCACCACCGGTTTCCCCAAAGGCGCCATCCTCAGCCACAGCAACATCCTCAACAACGGCTACATGGTCGGTGAAAGCCTGGGCCTTACCGAGCATGACCGGCTGGTGGTACCGGTGCCGTTGTACCACTGCTTCGGCATGGTCATGGCCAATCTCGGCTGCATGACCCACGGCACTACCCTCATCTACCCCAACGACGCCTTCGACCCGCTGGCCACCCTGCGTGCGGTGGCGGAAGAAAAGGCCACTGCGTTGTATGGCGTGCCGACCATGTTCATCGCCGAACTGGACCACCCGCAGCGTGGCGAGTTCGACCTGTCGAGCCTGCGCACCGGGATCATGGCCGGTGCCACCTGCCCGATCGAAGTGATGCGCCGGGTTATCGGCGAGATGCACATGGCCGAGGTGCAGATTGCCTACGGCATGACCGAGACCAGCCCGGTGTCGTTACAGACCGGCGCCAGCGACGACCTGGAGCGCCGCGTGACCAGCGTCGGGCGTACCCAGCCGCGGCTGGAGAACAAGGTGATCGATGCTGACGGCAACACCGTGCCGCGTGGCGAGATCGGCGAGCTGTGCACGCGGGGTTACAGCGTGATGCTGGGCTACTGGAACAACCCCAAGGCCACGGCCGAAAGCATCGATGAAGAAGGCTGGATGCACACCGGCGACCTGGCGGTGATGGATGAGCAGGGCTATGTGCGTATTGTCGGGCGCAGCAAGGACATGATCATTCGTGGCGGCGAGAACATCTACCCGCGCGAACTGGAAGAGTTCTTCTTCACCCACCCGGCGGTGGCCGATGTGCAGGTGATTGGCGTGCCGTGCAGCAAGTATGGCGAAGAGATCGTGGCCTGGGTGCGGCTGCACCCGGGGCATACGGCCAGCGCGGAGGAACTGCGCGAGTGGGCGAAGGCGCGGATTGCGCACTTCAAGGTGCCCCGGTACTTCCGCTTTGTCGATGAGTTCCCGATGACGGTGACCGGCAAGGTGCAGAAGTTCCGCATGCGCGAGATCAGTGTCGAGGAGCTGTCTGCCGGGTGA
- a CDS encoding efflux RND transporter permease subunit: MPQFFIDRPVFAWVVALFILLAGALAIPQLPVAQYPNVAPPQVEIYAVYPGASAATMDESVVSLIEQELNGADNLLYFESQSSLGSATITATFAPGTNPDLAQVDVQNRLKVVESRLPRPVTQQGLQVEKVSTGFLLLATLTSEDGKLDETALSDILARNVMDEIRRLKGVGKAQLYGSERAMRIWIDPRKLIGFNLTPNDVAEAIAAQNAQVAPGSIGDLPSRSTQEITANVVVKGQLSSPEEFAAIVLRANPDGSTVTIGDVARVEIGAQEYQYGTRLNGKPATAFSVQLSPGANAMETATLVRAKMQDLARYFPEGVKYDIPYDTSPFVKVSIEQVINTLFEAMLLVFAVMFLFLQNLRYTLIPTLVVPVALMGTFAVMLAMGFSVNVLTLFGMVLAIGILVDDAIVVVENVERIMAEEGLPPKQATRKAMGQISGAIVGITLVLVAVFLPMAFMQGSVGVIYQQFSLSMAVSILFSAFLALSLTPALCATLLKPVAKGEHHERKGFFGWFNRRFEGMSNGYQRWVMQALKRSGRYLLVYALLLAVLGYGFSQLPTAFLPTEDQGYTITDIQLPPGASRMRTEQVAAQIEAHNAEEPGVGNTTLILGFSFSGSGQNAALAFTTLKDWSERGADDSAQSIADRATMAFTQLKDAVAYAVLPPPIDGLGESTGFEFRLQDRGGMGHAELMAARDELLANATKSKVLTNVREASLAESPQVQLEIDRRQANALGVSFADIGTVLDVAVGSSYVNDFPNQGRMQRVVVQAEGDQRSQVEDLLKIHVRNDSGKMVPLGAFVQARWVSGPVQLTRYNGYPAVSISGEPAAGYSSGEAMAEIERLVAQLPAGAGLEWTGLSLQERLSGSQAPMLMALSLLVVFLCLAALYESWSIPTAVLLVVPLGVLGAVLAVTLRGMPNDVFFKVGLITLIGLSAKNAILIIEFAKSLTDQGVDAVDAAVQAARLRLRPIVMTSLAFILGVVPLAIASGASSASQQAIGTGVIGGMLSATLAVVFVPVFFVVVMRLAKRYQAGNADTQAVTRES; encoded by the coding sequence ATGCCGCAATTCTTCATCGACCGCCCGGTATTCGCCTGGGTGGTCGCCCTGTTCATCCTGCTGGCCGGTGCCCTGGCCATCCCGCAGCTGCCGGTGGCCCAGTACCCCAACGTGGCACCGCCGCAGGTGGAGATCTACGCCGTGTACCCGGGCGCTTCGGCGGCGACCATGGACGAGAGCGTGGTCAGCCTGATCGAGCAGGAGCTCAACGGTGCCGACAACCTGCTGTACTTCGAGTCGCAGAGCAGCCTGGGCAGCGCCACCATCACCGCCACCTTTGCCCCGGGCACCAACCCGGACCTGGCCCAGGTTGACGTGCAGAACCGCCTGAAGGTGGTCGAGTCGCGCCTGCCACGCCCGGTGACCCAGCAGGGCCTGCAGGTGGAAAAGGTCTCCACCGGCTTCCTGCTGCTGGCCACCCTCACCTCCGAAGACGGCAAGCTCGACGAAACCGCCCTGTCGGATATCCTCGCGCGCAACGTGATGGACGAGATCCGCCGCCTCAAGGGCGTCGGCAAGGCCCAGCTGTACGGTTCGGAACGTGCCATGCGCATCTGGATCGACCCGCGCAAGCTGATCGGCTTCAACCTTACGCCCAACGACGTGGCCGAGGCCATCGCCGCGCAGAACGCCCAGGTGGCCCCCGGCAGCATTGGTGACCTGCCCAGCCGTAGCACCCAGGAAATCACCGCCAACGTGGTGGTCAAGGGCCAGCTGAGCAGCCCCGAGGAGTTCGCTGCGATTGTCCTGCGCGCCAACCCGGACGGTTCCACGGTGACCATCGGCGATGTCGCCCGGGTCGAGATCGGTGCCCAGGAATACCAGTACGGCACGCGCCTGAACGGCAAGCCGGCCACCGCCTTCAGCGTGCAGCTGTCGCCGGGCGCCAACGCCATGGAAACCGCCACCCTGGTGCGGGCGAAGATGCAGGACCTGGCGCGCTACTTCCCGGAAGGCGTCAAGTACGACATTCCCTACGACACCTCGCCATTCGTCAAAGTGTCGATCGAGCAGGTCATCAACACCTTGTTCGAAGCCATGCTGCTGGTGTTCGCGGTGATGTTCCTGTTCCTGCAGAACCTGCGCTACACCCTGATCCCGACGCTGGTGGTGCCGGTGGCGCTGATGGGGACCTTCGCCGTGATGCTCGCCATGGGCTTCTCGGTCAACGTGCTGACCCTGTTCGGCATGGTGCTGGCCATCGGCATCCTGGTCGACGATGCCATCGTGGTGGTGGAAAACGTCGAGCGGATCATGGCCGAGGAAGGCCTGCCGCCCAAGCAGGCCACGCGCAAGGCCATGGGCCAGATCAGCGGCGCGATCGTCGGTATTACCCTGGTGCTGGTGGCGGTGTTCCTGCCCATGGCCTTCATGCAAGGCTCGGTGGGGGTGATCTACCAGCAGTTCTCGCTGTCAATGGCCGTGTCGATCCTGTTCTCTGCGTTCCTGGCGCTCAGCCTGACCCCGGCGCTATGCGCCACCCTGCTCAAACCCGTGGCCAAGGGCGAGCACCATGAACGCAAGGGCTTCTTCGGCTGGTTCAACCGCCGCTTCGAAGGCATGAGCAACGGCTACCAGCGCTGGGTGATGCAGGCGCTCAAGCGCAGCGGCCGCTACCTGCTGGTATACGCGCTGCTGCTGGCGGTGCTGGGCTATGGCTTCAGCCAGCTGCCCACGGCGTTCCTGCCCACCGAAGACCAGGGCTACACCATCACCGACATCCAGCTGCCGCCAGGTGCCAGCCGCATGCGCACCGAACAGGTGGCGGCACAGATCGAGGCGCACAACGCCGAGGAACCGGGCGTGGGCAACACCACCTTGATCCTGGGTTTCAGCTTCTCCGGTAGCGGGCAGAATGCGGCACTGGCCTTCACCACGCTCAAGGACTGGTCCGAACGCGGTGCCGACGACAGCGCCCAGTCGATCGCCGACCGCGCAACCATGGCCTTCACCCAGCTCAAGGACGCCGTGGCCTACGCTGTGCTGCCGCCGCCGATCGATGGCCTTGGCGAGTCGACCGGCTTCGAGTTCCGCCTGCAGGACCGCGGCGGCATGGGCCATGCCGAGCTGATGGCCGCCCGCGACGAGCTGCTGGCCAATGCCACCAAGAGCAAGGTGCTGACCAACGTGCGCGAAGCCTCGCTGGCGGAAAGCCCGCAGGTGCAGCTGGAAATCGACCGCCGCCAGGCCAATGCCCTGGGCGTGTCGTTTGCCGATATCGGCACGGTGCTGGACGTGGCCGTAGGTTCCAGCTACGTCAACGACTTCCCCAACCAGGGCCGTATGCAGCGGGTGGTGGTGCAGGCCGAAGGCGACCAGCGCAGTCAGGTCGAAGACCTGCTGAAGATTCACGTGCGCAACGACAGCGGCAAGATGGTGCCACTGGGCGCATTCGTCCAGGCCAGGTGGGTCAGCGGCCCGGTACAGCTGACCCGCTACAACGGCTACCCGGCGGTGTCGATTTCCGGCGAGCCGGCAGCCGGCTACAGTTCGGGCGAAGCCATGGCCGAAATCGAGCGCCTGGTGGCTCAGCTGCCGGCCGGCGCCGGCCTGGAATGGACTGGCCTGTCGCTGCAGGAACGGCTGTCCGGCAGCCAGGCACCGATGCTGATGGCGCTGTCGTTGCTGGTGGTGTTCCTGTGCCTGGCAGCGCTGTACGAAAGCTGGTCGATCCCCACGGCAGTACTGCTGGTAGTGCCGCTCGGCGTGCTCGGTGCGGTGCTGGCGGTGACCCTGCGCGGCATGCCCAACGACGTGTTCTTCAAGGTCGGCCTGATCACCCTGATCGGCCTGTCGGCGAAGAACGCCATCCTGATCATCGAGTTCGCCAAGAGCCTGACCGACCAGGGTGTCGATGCCGTCGATGCCGCCGTGCAGGCCGCGCGCCTGCGCCTGCGGCCGATCGTGATGACCTCGCTGGCGTTCATTCTGGGCGTAGTGCCATTGGCCATCGCCAGCGGCGCCAGTTCGGCCAGCCAGCAGGCGATCGGCACCGGCGTGATCGGCGGCATGCTCAGCGCCACCCTGGCGGTGGTGTTCGTGCCGGTGTTCTTCGTGGTGGTGATGCGCCTTGCCAAGCGATACCAGGCGGGTAATGCCGACACGCAGGCCGTGACCCGCGAAAGCTGA
- the mobA gene encoding molybdenum cofactor guanylyltransferase MobA: protein MPDALPSCSILILAGGRGQRMGGRDKGLLDWQGEPLVAHVQRVVRPLSDDLVISCNRNQEAYRAYADQLVGDAEADYPGPLAGVIAGLKVARHEWVVLLACDAPLVDRELIEDLLRLAVASDSAAMVRQGGYWQPMFSVLPRRVLPVLEQAWAAGERSLQKALLREAVQGLACADDDRRLSNFNSPELLQG, encoded by the coding sequence ATGCCTGATGCCCTGCCCTCCTGCTCCATCCTCATTCTCGCCGGTGGCCGCGGCCAGCGCATGGGCGGCCGTGACAAGGGCCTGCTCGACTGGCAGGGCGAACCGCTGGTGGCGCATGTGCAACGCGTGGTACGGCCACTCAGCGATGATCTGGTGATTTCCTGCAACCGTAATCAGGAGGCCTACCGGGCGTATGCCGACCAGTTGGTGGGCGATGCCGAGGCTGACTACCCCGGGCCGCTGGCGGGGGTGATTGCCGGGCTCAAGGTGGCGCGGCATGAATGGGTGGTGCTGCTGGCCTGTGATGCGCCGCTGGTTGACCGGGAGTTGATCGAGGACCTGCTGCGCTTGGCGGTGGCCAGTGACAGTGCGGCCATGGTGCGCCAGGGTGGGTACTGGCAGCCAATGTTCAGTGTGCTGCCACGCCGGGTATTGCCGGTGCTGGAGCAGGCCTGGGCGGCGGGTGAGCGGAGTTTGCAGAAGGCCTTGCTGCGTGAGGCCGTGCAGGGGCTGGCATGTGCCGACGATGATCGCAGGTTGAGCAACTTCAACAGCCCGGAGTTGTTGCAAGGCTGA